The Magnetococcales bacterium DNA window CAGGGCAGCGCCCTGGGACTTTTCCTTTCGCCGTTGACTTCGTCATATCGCGCTGTGCGGGATCCTGAATAGTTATGGAAAAATTACGCATTCCAAAATTAATGCGGTATAGTTACAAAAATATTAATAAAAAAGTCAAAACATTTCCTTTTTTTGATACTTAAAGGAAACATATTGAACGTCAAAGAAGGGGGCCTGGCGCGCCCGGCAGGAGTCGAACCTGCAACCAACGGCTTAGAAGGCCGCTGCTCTATCCTTTGAGCTACGGGCGCGTGGAATGGTTTGAAGGATCTTTACTCGGACGAACCACCGCGATTGCCGCAACGGACAGAAAAGATCCGGATGATTGGTCGGGGTGAGAGGATTTGAACCTCCGACCGCCGGCTCCCAAAGCCGATGCGCTACCAGGCTGCGCTACACCCCGAAAAAAAAGCAAACCTGCCTTTCCAAACGAAAAAGCAGGTTTATTGTACGTCAAACGATAACCTCGAAACAAGAAAAGAGGGGATCCCGCCTCGCCAGCCGGACCCCCGCATCACCTCAATGGATACGATCTCCATGTTCCTTCAACTGAACAATGGCATCTTCCACCATTTTGTTGGCGTCGGTCTTGGTGACGGCCTTGCCGATCAACTTTTCCGTGGCCAACATGGCCACATCGACAGCAGCCTCCCGAATTTCCTCCAAGGCCTTGTTCTTGGCCTGGCTGATCTCCAGAAGAGCCATCTCCTGACGACGGGTCAACTCGGCTTCCAGATCCTTGAGGGCATTCTCCCGATGGGCGATGGCCTCCTTCTGGGTCTGCTCCATGATTTTGGCAGCGGAATCGCGGGCAGTGGCAAGCGTTTTCCGGTAGTCCTCCAGCATCTTTTCGGCTTCCTGGCGCTGCTTCCGGGCACTGTCCAGGTCATCGGCAATCGATTTGCCCCGGGCATCCAGGATATCGTTGATGGCCGGAAGAACATACTTCTTCATCAAGGCCATCAACAGCACGAAGGAGACCACAGCCCAGAAGATTTCCGAGCTGAATTTGCTGGCGTCGAACTGCGGCAGGCCGGAGGACTGGGCGTGTTCGGCGGCGGCATGGGCGACGGAGATCATGATCAGCCCTTACCCATGATGATGAAGGCGATGACCAGACCGTACAGGGCCACGGCTTCCACGAAGGCGGCGCCGATCCAGATGAACTTGGAGACCTGGGATTCGGCACCCGGCTGACGGGCGATGGCTTCGATGGCCTTACCGAACACGAGACCCAACCCAACACCGGAACCGGCGAAACCGGCTGCGGCCAAACCCATGCCGATAAGGGAGGCGGCGAGGCTTTCCATAAGTGCAATCCCTCCTGAAAGACGTTAGCGATCGTTAGCGGAATCAGTGCATGTGCAAAGCGTCGTTGATGTAGACGCAGGTCAGAATGGTGAAAATGTACGCCTGAATGAAGCCGATGAAGACTTCCACCCCGTTGAAGACCACCGACAGGCCGAACGGCAGCCAGCCGGCGAACCACGGCAGGGTGGTGGTGAAGAAGAAGAAGACGGCCAGCATGGTGTGGCCGGCGGTCATGTTGGCGAAAAGACGCACCGACAACGACACCGGACGGGCCAGATAGGAGATGACTTCGATGGGCACCATCAGGGGCAGCAGCACCCAGGGCAGTCCGTGGGGCACGAAGAAGCCGAAGAAGTGCAGTCCGTGTTTGTAGAAACCCAGCCCCGTGGAGAAGAGGAAAACCCCCATGGCCAGGGTGCCGGTGACGATCAACTGGGAGGTGGTGGTGAAGGAACCCGGAATCAACCCCAGCAGATTGGAGAAGAGAATGAAGAAGAAGAGGGTGAAAATCATCGGGAAGAAGCGCAGACCCTCTTTGCCGACGTTGTCTTCCACCAGGCCTTTCAGGAAGAGATAGCTCGCTTCCGCCAGACTTTGAAGCCGCCCCGGCACCGGTTTGGTGTTTTGCAGGCAGAGGTGGAAGAAGAGGTAGATGGCGCCGACGGTGATCCACATCCACAGAACCGAATTGGAGATGGAGATGTCAAACCCGCCGGGCAAAACGATATCCACGTAATTATGCACCTGGAAATGGTGCATGGGATCCATTTTGGGGGCGGCGTGTGCGGCGGCTTCCATTGGAGCGGTGGTCATGGCGGCGTTCGTCCTGACTTCTGGTCCTTATGTTCCGTCACGATGGATCGTGTGTCACGATCCGGGTATGCGGCGCGATAGAGGTTGAGAAACCCGGCGGCCATGCCAAAAAAGAAGAAGAGGATGGTCATCCAGGGTTGGCTTCCCAACCACCGATCCAATCCATAGCCCATGGCCCCGCCGATGAGAACCGCCGAAGCAAGCTCCGTTGCCAGTCGCATTCCGGAGTGCATTCCGATTTGCGGAGGTTCGTCGATGGCCATGTTCCTTTCGCGCCCGATTAGGATCGTCTGGCATCCTAGAAAATGCATCAGGCACTGTCAATGTTTCCGGGCAACGAATTGCGTGGGGAAGCCTCGATATCCTGAAGTTTCTTGCGAAGGGTGTTGCGATTGATGCCCAGGAGGGCGGCGGCCTTGAGCCGATTGCCCCGGGTTTCCTGGAGAATGCGGGGGAGCAGGGCGGCTTCCACCTGTTGCAGCACGAGGTCGTAGAGGTTTTCCCGGGGGTGGTTTTGCAACAGATTTTCCACTTCCAGGAGGACGGCGTCGTGAATGGTGGAGGTGCGCGTCGGGGTGACGGCGGCGGGGCTCTGCTCCCGCCGTGAAGCGGGGGGCGCGGCGGGAGTGGTCTCTTCCGGGAAGCGGATCCAGTCGGCGCCGACCACGTCGTCGGGCACCAGCACCATCAGGCGGCGGATGAGGTTTTCCAGTTCGCGCACGTTGCCGGGCCAGTGGTGGGCCAGGAGCTTCTCCACGGCCAGGTGGGAGAGGCGTTTGGGGGGGATGGAAAGCTCTTTGGCGGTTTTGGCCAGGAAGTGGTCCGCCAGCACGGCGATGTCTTCCGGGCGGGAGCGCAGGGAGGGCACGTGCAGGGGGATGACGTTGAGCCGGTAGAAGAGATCTTCCCGGAAGCGGCCCGCGCTGATGGCGGCGGGCAGATCCTGGTGGGTGGCGGCGATGATGCGCACGTTGCCGTGCAGGTGTTCCGAGCCGCCGACCCGGGTGAAGGTGCCCTCCTGGAGTACCCGCAGCAGGCGGGTTTGCGCCTCCATGGGCATGTCGCCGATTTCGTCGAGGAAGAGGGTGCCGTTGTTGGCCCGTTCGAAGTGGCCGATGCGTCGGGAGATGGCCCCGGTGAAAGCGCCTTTCTCGTGGCCGAAGAGTTCGCTTTCGATCAGATGCTGGGGAATGGCCCCCATGTTGATGGCCAGAAAGGGTTGACTGCGGCGTGGACTGTAGGCGTGGACCGCTTTGGCGATCAACTCCTTGCCGGTACCGGACTCCCCGTGGATCAGCACCGTCATTTCGGAGGTGGAGAGGCGGCCGATGGTGCGGAAGATCTCCTGCATGGCGCGGGAGGAGCCGATGAAGCCGCCGAAGCGATCGGTGCTGGCCGCCAGGAGGGTTTCGGTGTTTTCCTTGCGACTGCGGGCGCTGCCGGCCTCCTGCAGGCTCTCCAGGGCGCGTTTGACCAGGCTGACCAGTTTGTTGATGTCGAAGGGTTTGGCCAGGTAGTCGAAAGCGCCCCGTTCGAAGGCCGAAACGGCGTTGCGCAGGGTGCTTTGCGCGGTGATGACGATGACCGGCAGGCGGGGCTTTTGCTGTTTGATGCGTTTCAGCAGGTCGAGGCCCGATCCCGAGGGCATGACGATATCGACGATGGCCAGATCGCCCGCGTCGAGGTTTTCCAGCAGTTGCCATCCTTCCGCGTAACACTGCACCTGGAAGCCGGCGCGGCTCAGGGCCTGTTCCAGGACGAAACGGATGGCCTGGTCGTCGTCGGCAACCAGAATGGTCTGTGGGCGATCCGTCGGACGTACCATCGGCCTACCTTCCCTTGCCGCGCGGAACCGGCAGCAGCACGCGGAAGACCGTCTGCCCCGGCTGACTGTCGAGTTCGATCAATCCGGCATGGCTGTGGATGATTTTCTGGGAGATGGAGAGACCCAATCCCATACCTTTCGGTTTGGTGGAGACGAAGGGGACGAAGATGCGGTGGCGCAGTTCGTCGGGGATGCCGGGACCGCTGTCCCGCACCTCCACCATGACATGCAGGCTGCGCCGTCCCTGTTCCAGGCGGATGCGTTCCGAAATGCGGGTCATCAGGCGTACCTCGCCGTGGGGACCGCACGCTTCCCGGGCGTTATGCACCAGGTTGAGAAAGACCTGCACCAACTGGTCCCGATCGCCGCGAATGAAGGGCAGGGAGGGATCGTAGTCCCGCACGGGTTCGGGTTCGTCGTGGCCGGCCAGGCGCATCACGTGGTCCAGCACTTCGTGGATGTTGACTTCCTGATCCAGGGTGGGGTGGTCGTCGGCGAGGCCCAGCAGGCTGTCCAGCAGGCGGCTGATGCGATCCACTTCCGAGCGGATCAGGGCGGTGCAGGCGGCGTTGGGGCCTTCGGTATTCTCCATTTCCAGCAACTGGGCGGCGCCGCGAATGCCGGCCAGGGGATTCTTCACCTCATGGGCCACGGCCAGGGCCAGATTGCCCAGGGAGTCGAGGGTATCGTGCAGGCGTTGGCCCTCTTCCAGGCGTTCCGCCTCGCCGACCTCTTCGATCTGCAGCAGGACGCCGCGTGGTGCGCCGCCCTCTTCGCCCAGCAGGGGGGCGGCGGTCATGGAGACCAGCAGGGAGATCTCCGGACCCGGATGGATGCGGGTATTGCGCGCCCGGCAGGGCATGGCCAGCTTCTGGGCCCGTTCCACCAGTTCCAGGGCCACGGGGTGTCCCGGCAGCAGGCGGCTGACCGCGCTGCCTTCCAGGCGGGAGCGGGGTTTGCCGAGCAGTCTTTCGGCGGCGCTGTTGGCGGCACGCACGATTCCCCTGGCATCCATGGCGATGCAGCCGGTGGTGAGCTGATCGAAAAGATTGGCCATGTTGAACAGGGGATCCATGTGTACTCCCATTTTTTGACTTTCAATATTTAATCTTTTAAAGTATCAAAAAAAGAAAATATTCTATCCTTCGACGTTTTGTTTATTTTTGTAGAAAAAGAGTAACTATTCAGTCCACTGCACAGCGTGATCGTGTCAACGGCGAAAGAAAAAGTCCCAGGGGTGCCCTCTGGACCCCATGGGGTTGAAGGTCAACAGCAAAGAGCCCCAAGGCGCTGGATCCGTAATCCCCCCGAATCCCTGAACAGATACCAAAAGGAAAAAGTCAAAGGACAGAACATTTCCCTTTTTTGATACTTAAAGGATAGCATATTGAAAGTCAAAAGATTTAGAAGGCAGGGATTTCCTCCGGCTCGGTTTCCGTGGCGTGACTCTCCCGGGTGGTGCTGAAAAATCCATCCAGCAGGGCCAACATCTCCTCCAGGTTGGAAAGACGCTGCACCTGTTCGCGAAAACGCGCACACCCCACCAACCCTCGGGCGTACCAGGCCAGATGCTTGCGTCCCAGACGAACCCCACCGGTTTCCCCGTAGAATTCGACCAGCCCCAGCAGATGCTCCCTGGCCAGAGCCATGCGCTCCTCGACCGGTGGTGAGGGCAGCAGGGCGCCCGTGCTCAACAAATGGGCAATCCGCCGGAAGATCCAGGGTCGCCCCAGACTGGCCCGACCAATCATCAGGCCGTCCACTCCGGTCTGGTGCAGCCGTTCCTGAGCCTCCTGCGGGGTGCGCAGGTCCCCGTTGCCGATCACCGGAATGGACAGTGCCCCTTTGATCTCGCCGATGGCGTTCCAATCCGCCTCGCCCTGATACATCTGGGAACGGGTGCGACCATGTACCGCGACCCAGGCCAGACCACACTCCTGGGCGGCGCGAGCGATTTCCAGCCCGGTGCGCTGGCCGCAATCCCAGCCCAGGCGGATCTTGACCGACACCGGCACGGAGACCGCTTCTGCTACGGCTTCCAGCACGCGCCGTGCCAAGGGGGGATTTTGCAGCAGGGCCGCGCCCGATCCGCTCTTGACGATCTTGCGCACCGGGCAGCCCATGTTGATATCGATCATCTCCGCGCCCAGCCGCACCTCCTGACGGGCCGCTTCCGCCATCATCTCCGGATCGGCTCCGGCGATCTGCACCACCAGCGGACCGGCCTCGCGCTCCGCCGTGGAGAGGCGCAGACTTTCCGCCGTGCCGCGCAACAACGCCTGGGAGGCCACCATCTCCGAAACGGTGAGGTTGGCTCCCATCCGGTAGGCGATGCGCCGCGTGGGCGGATCGGTGATGCCGGCCATGGGGGCCAGAACCAGCAGCGCCTTTTGGGCTCGCACCTCGGGTGATGAAAAAAGAGACTCAGTCAAAGCAGACATGATCATAATTTAATCAGCTTCGCCTATTTAATAGGCAGTTGTCCGGACATCCCTTTTTTCGGGACGGTCGTAACGGTTCCGATATACGGGGGTTCGGGGGGGATTATCCCCCCCGACGGGTCCAGGGCAGCGCCCTGGGACTTTTCCGTTTGCTGTTGACTTCCAACCTCATGGGGTCCAGGGGGCACCCCTGGGACTTTTCCTTTCGCCGTTGAAATGATCATGCTGCACCGTGCAGTGGTCTGATTTCGGGACGGTGGTAGCTATACCGATATAACGGGGGTTCGGGGGGGATTATCCCCCCCGACGGGTCCAGGGCAGCGCCCTGGGACTCTTCCTTTCGCTGTTGACTTCCAACCCCATGGGGTCCAGGGGGCACCCCTGGGACTTTTCCTTTCGCCGTTGAAATGATCGTACTGCACCGTGGAGGGGTCTGAATCGTTACGGACGATCCATTCCGCATGGTGCGACAAAGGCCTATACTTGCCTTTCGTCTTCTTTCTTTTATGCCACAATCGGAAGTCCGCCACCATGACCGCTCCAACCTGTTTTTTGCTGGGTGTGCAGCATGCCAGTCAGCTCCCTCCGGAAGATTTGCCGGAAATCGCTTTTGCCGGGCGTTCCAATGCGGGCAAGTCATCGCTGATCAATGCGTTTTTGCAACGCAAGGCGCTGGTTCGGGTCAGTCGCACGCCGGGTTGCACCCGTCAGATCAATTTTTTTCAGGTGGGGGAGCGTTGGTTGGTGGTGGATCTGCCGGGGTATGGTTTTGCCAAGGTGGCGGAGTCGGAGCGGCGTCATTGGCAGCATTTGATGGAGGAGTATTTTCGCAAGCGGCGTGCTTTGCGGGCGGTGGTGGTGGTGCTGGATCTGCGTCGTGGCATTACCGATTTGGATCGGGGTTTGGCGGGTTATCTGGATGATTGCGGGGTGGCCACGATTCCGGTGGCGACCAAGATTGATCAGGTGAAGGGCAATGCCCGACGCAGTGCGATTGCGGCGCTGACACGGGAGTGTCAGACCACCTTTCGTCTGGCTGCGGTACCGCTGGTGGCGACCTCTTCGCTGAACGGGGAGGGGATCGAGGTTTTGCGTCAGCAGGTCGATCGGGTGTTGGGGTTCGGTGCGGAGAGCCAGATGCCTTAAATGTGTTGACTTTCAATATGTTATCTTTTAAGTATCAAAAAAAGGAAATGTTCTATCCTTTGACTTTATTTTATTATTATTAATATCTTTTAAAAGTCTATATTAATAACTCTCCTCTTTTATGGAAGTATTGAACAACGCAGTCATTGTTTGTCGCACGATTGCCTGATCCTGTGGCCCGAGTTGGCCAAGTTCACCCCGAACCAATTGAAGATCCGGAGTGAACAGTTTGAAACGAACCTTGGATGGAGCCGGAAGACCGGCGGAGGTCAGGTCAGTGATGGGACAGTCGTAAGGCCAATCGTTCCCTGTCGTGGTGATCATGGCCAGAACCGCGTGTCCCAGCGGTGTGTTGAAGGTCGCTTGATCCGAAAGCACCAGAGCAGGACGATTTTTCACTGCGGTCCGGTCGGTGAAGGGAAAAGGAACGCGCACCACGGTGAACTGTTCACAGGTCACGGAAGGCTTCCTCATCTTCCGGACTGTTCCATTCGTTTAAAACCGCTTCAACGGCGTGCAGATACTCCTGGTCCAGCGGATGCGCCCGGCGAACCCGGACCTCGGTCCCGTTTTCAGAAAGTTCCCAGGCCAGAAGGTCTCCTTCCTGCACCTTGAGTGCGGCGCGAACCTCCCAGGGGATGACGGTTTGTCCATCCGTGGTGGTGACTTTCGCAAGAGCGATCACGGGTATCTCCCCGGGTTAAATTTTTTGCCTTTCAATATGTTATCTTTTAAGTATCAAAAAAAGGAAATGTTCTATCCTTTGACTTTTATTTTCCCTTTTATTATTAATAGATCTTTTCTGAAAATCTATATTAATAATAACAGAAACGTCAAAGGACAGAACATTTCCTTTTTTTGATACTTAGAAGATTGAAAGTCAACGGCTTGTCAGGCTTCGGCGGCAGCCTGCGGTCCCTGCACCACCTCCGACCAGCCGCAGCCCTCCACCGCGCAAACATGCTCCGTACCCCGCCGCTTGGTCACCTTGACCGTCACGAAAGGCGCACCGCACTTGGGACAGGGCCGGGGCTCCGGCTTGTTCCACAAGGCATTGCGACAGGCCGGATAGGCGGAACAGGAGTAAAAAAGCTTGCCGTACCGCGACTTCTTCTCCAAAAACGTGCCCTTGCCACACTGCGGACAAACCACCCCCGAATCCTGGGGCGGCTTGAGAGGCGCCATGTTGCGACAGGCGGG harbors:
- the atpF gene encoding F0F1 ATP synthase subunit B, whose translation is MISVAHAAAEHAQSSGLPQFDASKFSSEIFWAVVSFVLLMALMKKYVLPAINDILDARGKSIADDLDSARKQRQEAEKMLEDYRKTLATARDSAAKIMEQTQKEAIAHRENALKDLEAELTRRQEMALLEISQAKNKALEEIREAAVDVAMLATEKLIGKAVTKTDANKMVEDAIVQLKEHGDRIH
- the atpE gene encoding ATP synthase F0 subunit C produces the protein MESLAASLIGMGLAAAGFAGSGVGLGLVFGKAIEAIARQPGAESQVSKFIWIGAAFVEAVALYGLVIAFIIMGKG
- a CDS encoding F0F1 ATP synthase subunit A, whose protein sequence is MDPMHHFQVHNYVDIVLPGGFDISISNSVLWMWITVGAIYLFFHLCLQNTKPVPGRLQSLAEASYLFLKGLVEDNVGKEGLRFFPMIFTLFFFILFSNLLGLIPGSFTTTSQLIVTGTLAMGVFLFSTGLGFYKHGLHFFGFFVPHGLPWVLLPLMVPIEVISYLARPVSLSVRLFANMTAGHTMLAVFFFFTTTLPWFAGWLPFGLSVVFNGVEVFIGFIQAYIFTILTCVYINDALHMH
- a CDS encoding AtpZ/AtpI family protein, whose amino-acid sequence is MAIDEPPQIGMHSGMRLATELASAVLIGGAMGYGLDRWLGSQPWMTILFFFFGMAAGFLNLYRAAYPDRDTRSIVTEHKDQKSGRTPP
- the ntrC gene encoding nitrogen regulation protein NR(I), which gives rise to MVRPTDRPQTILVADDDQAIRFVLEQALSRAGFQVQCYAEGWQLLENLDAGDLAIVDIVMPSGSGLDLLKRIKQQKPRLPVIVITAQSTLRNAVSAFERGAFDYLAKPFDINKLVSLVKRALESLQEAGSARSRKENTETLLAASTDRFGGFIGSSRAMQEIFRTIGRLSTSEMTVLIHGESGTGKELIAKAVHAYSPRRSQPFLAINMGAIPQHLIESELFGHEKGAFTGAISRRIGHFERANNGTLFLDEIGDMPMEAQTRLLRVLQEGTFTRVGGSEHLHGNVRIIAATHQDLPAAISAGRFREDLFYRLNVIPLHVPSLRSRPEDIAVLADHFLAKTAKELSIPPKRLSHLAVEKLLAHHWPGNVRELENLIRRLMVLVPDDVVGADWIRFPEETTPAAPPASRREQSPAAVTPTRTSTIHDAVLLEVENLLQNHPRENLYDLVLQQVEAALLPRILQETRGNRLKAAALLGINRNTLRKKLQDIEASPRNSLPGNIDSA
- a CDS encoding PAS domain-containing protein, producing MDPLFNMANLFDQLTTGCIAMDARGIVRAANSAAERLLGKPRSRLEGSAVSRLLPGHPVALELVERAQKLAMPCRARNTRIHPGPEISLLVSMTAAPLLGEEGGAPRGVLLQIEEVGEAERLEEGQRLHDTLDSLGNLALAVAHEVKNPLAGIRGAAQLLEMENTEGPNAACTALIRSEVDRISRLLDSLLGLADDHPTLDQEVNIHEVLDHVMRLAGHDEPEPVRDYDPSLPFIRGDRDQLVQVFLNLVHNAREACGPHGEVRLMTRISERIRLEQGRRSLHVMVEVRDSGPGIPDELRHRIFVPFVSTKPKGMGLGLSISQKIIHSHAGLIELDSQPGQTVFRVLLPVPRGKGR
- the dusB gene encoding tRNA dihydrouridine synthase DusB; the encoded protein is MSALTESLFSSPEVRAQKALLVLAPMAGITDPPTRRIAYRMGANLTVSEMVASQALLRGTAESLRLSTAEREAGPLVVQIAGADPEMMAEAARQEVRLGAEMIDINMGCPVRKIVKSGSGAALLQNPPLARRVLEAVAEAVSVPVSVKIRLGWDCGQRTGLEIARAAQECGLAWVAVHGRTRSQMYQGEADWNAIGEIKGALSIPVIGNGDLRTPQEAQERLHQTGVDGLMIGRASLGRPWIFRRIAHLLSTGALLPSPPVEERMALAREHLLGLVEFYGETGGVRLGRKHLAWYARGLVGCARFREQVQRLSNLEEMLALLDGFFSTTRESHATETEPEEIPAF
- a CDS encoding YihA family ribosome biogenesis GTP-binding protein; the protein is MTAPTCFLLGVQHASQLPPEDLPEIAFAGRSNAGKSSLINAFLQRKALVRVSRTPGCTRQINFFQVGERWLVVDLPGYGFAKVAESERRHWQHLMEEYFRKRRALRAVVVVLDLRRGITDLDRGLAGYLDDCGVATIPVATKIDQVKGNARRSAIAALTRECQTTFRLAAVPLVATSSLNGEGIEVLRQQVDRVLGFGAESQMP
- a CDS encoding type II toxin-antitoxin system PemK/MazF family toxin; amino-acid sequence: MTCEQFTVVRVPFPFTDRTAVKNRPALVLSDQATFNTPLGHAVLAMITTTGNDWPYDCPITDLTSAGLPAPSKVRFKLFTPDLQLVRGELGQLGPQDQAIVRQTMTALFNTSIKEESY
- a CDS encoding AbrB/MazE/SpoVT family DNA-binding domain-containing protein, coding for MIALAKVTTTDGQTVIPWEVRAALKVQEGDLLAWELSENGTEVRVRRAHPLDQEYLHAVEAVLNEWNSPEDEEAFRDL